Proteins from a single region of Sphingomonas morindae:
- a CDS encoding GH92 family glycosyl hydrolase translates to MSALVAALLAAAAPASGSGSTFLAVDPMIGTGGEGHTFPGAVAPFGMVQLSPDTDTSHQIRDAYKWAAGYRYTDPTIQGFSHTHFSGAGHSDLGDVLVMPVSGSIVPLEAGDASRPGSGYRSRFDHRTERAEPGYYAVTLADSKVRAEVTAGLRVGVHRYRFAPGAEAHLVLDLRTSLYDYPGKILWSSLRLHPDGTITGSRQTRGWAPDRQLFFALRTSAPIVGHGFEDREGAIAYKGFQGPGRGRDDVAERSGRALVARLDFGRLAAPLEVKVALSSVDEAGAIANLDSEPGDFDAIRAATRARWEAALDALTLTGPAPLRRSVATAFYHTLIAPSLAGDADGRWRGPDNQVHQARGYDFHSTFSLWDTFRAEHPLLTLVQPPARTAAFVRSLVDSQAVSPFGILPIWQFQGRETWTMIGYHAVPVIADAILKDMPGIDAEAALKAMVASADYAPYGGLGDYMRYGYVPIDREPEAASKTVEYAYDDWTIARVAAKLGHADLARRFTARAGNWRNSFDPATGFVRARLASGAFRTPFDPTAINYGSDYTEGNAWQYSWFVPQDQAALIAAMGGDAATVRKLDAMFDYDNSKLDYSHAEDIAGLIGQYIHGNEPSHHVAYLYDYAGQPWRTQERLAQIVGSQYKPTPDGLAGNDDLGQMSAWLVFTALGFYPVTPGSGEYVIGRPFLDRATLALPNGRRFTMEARHLSAANRYVGSVTLNGRPLARSVIRHADILAGGTLVFTMQKTPNRKWATAPGDRPYSMSSGG, encoded by the coding sequence ATGTCCGCTCTTGTCGCCGCGCTACTCGCGGCCGCCGCCCCCGCCTCCGGCTCCGGCTCCACTTTTCTGGCGGTCGATCCCATGATCGGCACGGGCGGCGAGGGCCACACCTTTCCCGGTGCCGTCGCGCCCTTCGGCATGGTGCAACTGAGCCCGGATACCGACACCAGCCACCAGATTCGCGACGCCTATAAATGGGCGGCGGGCTATCGCTACACCGATCCCACCATCCAGGGCTTCAGCCACACCCATTTTTCCGGCGCGGGCCATTCCGATCTCGGCGATGTGCTGGTGATGCCCGTCTCCGGCTCGATCGTGCCGCTGGAGGCGGGCGATGCGAGCCGGCCGGGATCGGGCTATCGCTCGCGCTTCGATCATCGCACCGAACGCGCCGAGCCGGGCTATTACGCCGTCACCCTGGCCGATTCCAAGGTGCGCGCGGAAGTGACGGCGGGGCTCCGGGTCGGCGTGCACCGCTATCGCTTCGCGCCCGGCGCCGAGGCGCATCTCGTGCTGGATCTGCGCACCTCCCTCTATGATTATCCGGGCAAAATCCTCTGGTCCTCGCTCCGCCTCCATCCCGACGGCACCATCACCGGCAGCCGCCAGACGCGGGGCTGGGCGCCCGATCGTCAGCTCTTCTTCGCGCTGCGCACCTCGGCGCCGATCGTCGGGCATGGCTTCGAGGATCGCGAAGGCGCGATCGCCTATAAGGGTTTCCAAGGCCCTGGCCGGGGCCGCGACGATGTCGCCGAGCGCAGCGGCCGGGCGCTGGTGGCGCGGCTCGATTTCGGCCGGCTCGCCGCGCCGCTGGAGGTGAAGGTCGCGCTCTCCTCGGTCGACGAGGCCGGGGCGATCGCCAATCTCGATTCGGAGCCCGGCGATTTCGATGCGATCCGCGCCGCCACGCGGGCCCGCTGGGAGGCCGCGCTCGATGCGCTCACCCTCACCGGCCCCGCGCCGCTGCGCCGTTCGGTCGCCACCGCCTTCTACCACACGCTCATCGCGCCCTCGCTCGCCGGCGATGCGGACGGGCGGTGGCGCGGCCCCGACAATCAGGTCCACCAGGCGCGCGGCTATGATTTCCACTCCACCTTCTCGCTCTGGGATACGTTCCGCGCCGAGCATCCGCTGCTCACGCTCGTCCAGCCGCCGGCGCGCACCGCCGCCTTTGTGCGCTCGCTGGTCGATAGCCAGGCGGTCAGCCCCTTCGGCATCCTCCCCATCTGGCAGTTTCAGGGACGCGAGACCTGGACGATGATCGGCTATCACGCCGTGCCCGTGATCGCCGACGCCATCCTCAAGGACATGCCCGGCATCGATGCCGAGGCCGCGCTGAAGGCCATGGTGGCGAGCGCCGACTATGCCCCTTATGGCGGGCTCGGGGACTATATGCGCTACGGCTATGTGCCGATCGACCGCGAGCCCGAGGCGGCCTCCAAGACGGTCGAATATGCCTATGACGATTGGACGATCGCGCGCGTCGCCGCCAAGCTCGGCCATGCCGATCTCGCGCGCCGCTTCACCGCGCGCGCCGGGAATTGGCGCAACAGCTTCGATCCCGCCACCGGCTTCGTGCGCGCGCGGCTGGCGAGCGGCGCCTTCCGCACGCCCTTCGATCCCACGGCGATCAACTATGGCTCGGACTATACCGAGGGCAATGCCTGGCAATATAGCTGGTTCGTGCCGCAGGATCAGGCGGCGCTGATTGCCGCCATGGGCGGCGACGCCGCCACCGTCCGCAAGCTTGACGCCATGTTCGATTATGACAACTCCAAGCTGGACTACAGCCATGCCGAGGATATCGCTGGGCTGATCGGCCAGTATATCCATGGCAACGAACCCAGCCACCATGTGGCCTATCTGTATGATTATGCGGGCCAGCCTTGGCGCACCCAGGAACGGCTCGCGCAGATCGTGGGCAGCCAGTATAAGCCGACGCCGGACGGGCTCGCCGGCAATGACGATCTCGGCCAGATGTCCGCCTGGCTCGTCTTCACCGCGCTCGGCTTCTATCCGGTCACGCCCGGCAGCGGCGAATATGTGATCGGCCGCCCCTTTCTCGATCGGGCGACGCTGGCTTTGCCCAATGGCCGGCGCTTCACCATGGAGGCGCGCCATCTGTCGGCCGCCAACCGCTATGTCGGATCGGTCACGCTCAATGGCCGGCCGCTCGCGCGCAGCGTGATCCGCCACGCCGACATCCTTGCCGGCGGCACGCTCGTCTTCACCATGCAGAAGACGCCGAATAGGAAATGGGCGACCGCCCCCGGCGATCGCCCCTATTCGATGAGCAGCGGCGGCTGA
- the lpdA gene encoding dihydrolipoyl dehydrogenase, translated as MADYDFDVLVIGAGPGGYVAAIRAAQLGLKTACAESRETLGGTCLNVGCIPSKALLHASELFEEAASGKLAKLGIKTEAVLDLDAMHGSRKDAVKGLTGGIEYLFKKNKVEWLKGRAAFTGADSVEVGGRTVRAKNIVIATGSSVTPLPGVTIDQTVVVDSTGALELPKVPEHLVVIGGGVIGLELGSVWKRLGAKVTVVEFLDQLLPGMDAEVRKEAAKIFKKQGLELRLGTKVTGVTVADGRATLTVEPAAGGAAETLTADAVLVAIGRRSNTEGLALEKAGLSTNPKGQIAVDHDFATGVPGIWAIGDVTPGPMLAHKAEDEGIAVAENIAGLTGIVNHDVIPGVVYTMPEIAGVGLTEELARERGAVKVGKFPMLANSRAKTNHEPDGFVKVIADAETDRVLGVWIIASLAGTMIAQAAQAMEFGATSEDIAYTCHAHPTHSEAVKEAAMAVQGKPIHI; from the coding sequence ATGGCTGACTATGATTTTGACGTTCTCGTGATCGGCGCCGGGCCGGGCGGCTATGTCGCCGCGATCCGCGCGGCGCAGCTGGGCCTGAAGACGGCCTGCGCCGAGAGCCGCGAGACGCTGGGCGGGACCTGCCTCAATGTCGGCTGCATTCCTTCCAAGGCGCTGCTGCACGCCTCGGAGCTGTTCGAGGAGGCGGCGAGCGGCAAGCTCGCCAAGCTCGGCATCAAGACCGAGGCGGTGCTCGATCTCGATGCGATGCATGGCAGCCGCAAGGACGCCGTGAAGGGCCTCACCGGCGGCATCGAATATCTCTTCAAGAAGAACAAGGTGGAGTGGCTGAAGGGCCGCGCCGCCTTTACCGGCGCGGACAGCGTCGAAGTGGGTGGCCGCACGGTGCGGGCCAAGAATATCGTGATCGCCACGGGCTCTTCGGTGACCCCGCTGCCTGGCGTCACGATCGACCAGACGGTGGTGGTGGATTCGACCGGCGCGCTCGAGCTGCCCAAGGTGCCCGAGCATCTGGTGGTGATCGGCGGCGGCGTGATCGGGCTCGAGCTTGGCTCGGTGTGGAAGCGGCTTGGCGCCAAGGTGACGGTGGTCGAGTTCCTCGACCAGCTGCTGCCGGGCATGGATGCCGAGGTCCGCAAGGAAGCCGCCAAGATCTTCAAGAAGCAGGGCCTCGAACTCCGGCTCGGGACCAAGGTCACGGGCGTGACGGTGGCCGATGGCCGGGCGACGCTGACGGTGGAGCCCGCCGCTGGCGGCGCCGCCGAGACGCTGACGGCCGATGCCGTTCTGGTGGCGATCGGCCGCCGCTCCAATACCGAGGGGCTGGCGCTCGAAAAGGCCGGCCTGTCCACCAACCCCAAGGGCCAGATCGCGGTCGATCATGATTTCGCGACCGGCGTGCCGGGCATCTGGGCGATCGGCGACGTGACTCCCGGTCCGATGCTGGCGCACAAGGCCGAGGATGAGGGCATCGCCGTCGCCGAGAATATCGCCGGTCTGACCGGGATCGTGAACCACGACGTGATCCCCGGCGTGGTCTATACCATGCCCGAGATCGCGGGCGTTGGCCTCACCGAGGAGCTGGCGCGCGAGCGTGGCGCGGTGAAGGTGGGCAAGTTCCCGATGCTGGCCAATAGCCGCGCCAAGACCAACCACGAGCCCGACGGCTTTGTGAAGGTGATCGCGGACGCGGAGACGGATCGCGTGCTCGGCGTGTGGATCATCGCCTCGCTGGCGGGCACGATGATCGCGCAGGCGGCGCAGGCGATGGAATTCGGCGCCACCTCCGAGGATATCGCCTATACCTGCCACGCCCATCCGACGCATTCGGAAGCGGTGAAGGAAGCCGCCATGGCGGTGCAGGGCAAGCCGATCCACATCTGA
- the odhB gene encoding 2-oxoglutarate dehydrogenase complex dihydrolipoyllysine-residue succinyltransferase yields MTTDVKVPTLGESITEATLGQWLKKPGEAVKADEPIASLETDKVAVEVPSPVDGVIGTLVVQEGDTVEVGALIATIEAGGGTSAGQVATGTGTEPRAKAEETVPPPAAEAPKPGTQATAAAYGNHEADPQSGQTLPMSPSVRRAVAEHGLDPAGLSGTGPGGRLTKEDVVKAAQSRPAPAPAAAAATPAAGARREERQRMSRLRKTVASRLKEAQNTAAMLTTFNDVDMSAVMEARAKYKDLFEKKHNVRLGFMGFFVKAACQALRDVPSVNAFIEGDDIVYHDYADISVAVSAPNGLVVPVIRDAHTMSVATIEKTIGDFGKRAKDGTLKMDEMKGGTFTISNGGVFGSLMSTPIINPPQSAVLGLHRIEERPVVRNGQVVVKPMMYLALSYDHRLIDGREAVTFLVALKNAIEDPTRLLIDL; encoded by the coding sequence ATGACCACCGATGTGAAGGTGCCGACGCTCGGCGAATCGATCACCGAGGCGACCCTCGGCCAGTGGCTCAAGAAGCCGGGCGAGGCGGTGAAGGCCGACGAACCCATCGCCAGCCTGGAGACGGACAAGGTGGCGGTCGAGGTGCCTTCGCCGGTCGACGGCGTGATCGGCACGCTGGTGGTGCAGGAAGGCGACACGGTCGAGGTCGGCGCCCTGATCGCGACGATCGAGGCCGGCGGCGGCACCAGCGCGGGCCAGGTCGCGACCGGCACCGGTACCGAGCCGCGCGCCAAGGCCGAGGAGACGGTGCCGCCGCCCGCCGCCGAGGCGCCTAAGCCCGGCACCCAGGCGACCGCCGCCGCTTATGGCAATCACGAGGCCGATCCGCAGAGCGGCCAGACGCTCCCCATGTCGCCTTCGGTGCGCCGCGCGGTGGCCGAGCATGGCCTTGATCCCGCCGGCCTCAGCGGCACCGGCCCGGGCGGCCGGCTGACCAAGGAGGATGTGGTGAAGGCGGCGCAGAGCCGTCCCGCCCCGGCGCCGGCCGCGGCCGCGGCGACGCCCGCCGCCGGCGCGCGCCGCGAGGAGCGGCAGCGCATGTCCCGCCTCCGCAAGACGGTGGCGAGCCGCCTCAAGGAGGCGCAGAACACCGCCGCGATGCTCACCACCTTCAACGACGTCGATATGTCGGCGGTCATGGAGGCGCGGGCCAAGTACAAGGATCTGTTCGAGAAGAAGCACAATGTGCGGCTCGGCTTCATGGGCTTCTTCGTGAAGGCCGCGTGCCAGGCGCTGCGCGACGTGCCTTCGGTCAACGCCTTCATCGAGGGCGACGACATCGTCTATCACGACTATGCCGATATCTCGGTGGCGGTGTCGGCGCCGAACGGCCTGGTCGTGCCGGTGATCCGCGACGCGCACACCATGTCGGTGGCGACGATCGAGAAGACGATCGGCGATTTCGGCAAGCGCGCCAAGGACGGCACGCTGAAGATGGACGAGATGAAGGGCGGCACCTTCACCATCTCCAATGGCGGCGTGTTCGGCTCGCTGATGTCGACTCCGATCATCAACCCGCCGCAGTCGGCGGTGCTGGGCCTGCACCGGATCGAGGAGCGGCCGGTGGTGCGCAACGGGCAGGTCGTGGTGAAGCCGATGATGTATCTGGCGCTGAGCTACGATCACCGGCTGATCGATGGCCGCGAGGCGGTGACCTTCCTCGTCGCGCTCAAGAATGCGATCGAGGATCCGACGCGGCTGCTGATCGACCTCTAA